One stretch of Clavelina lepadiformis chromosome 6, kaClaLepa1.1, whole genome shotgun sequence DNA includes these proteins:
- the LOC143462686 gene encoding NF-kappa-B inhibitor epsilon-like codes for MDRNDVDKDFASFRSQLGDFNPSHEGMPSSKEHMFDPDRLDSGIESYTSFDESRCSSMQNPYTRNFEPIVTNQLSKMSIAAPVSQPEERFKSVDTMEDRLDSGFQSTSLTEDQIKMLVAPKEESVAQKQELTEEEKSSVDELLQWYLPDGEGDTYLQLAIIQKKVDMAFKVIQMCPMPELLDVTNDNQQTALHLAVLTDQPELVRCLVAYGANLTSKDRQGNTALHAACERGLAACLEMLTVKLDADEDPGLQKTTLPQNVNERNYFGFTPLHLAAINNHGHVVKSLTNDLHCDVNVGDLKSGRTALHHAVERRCMDATRTLLRCNPDVNALTYNECSALHLAAARGLRSEAKTLLDNGADLYLITRDDYDVFELATEHPVLQHALRDAEKKFKLRFRSEQQNVIG; via the exons ATGGATCGTAATGACGTTGACAAGGATTTTGCTAGCTTCAGGTCACAGTTAGGTGACTTCAACCCATCTCATGAAGGTATGCCGTCGTCCAAAGAACATATGTTTGATCCTGACCGACTGGACTCGGGAATCGAGTCCTACACATCGTTTGATGAATCAAGGTGTAGCAGTATGCAGAATCCATACACCAGAAACTTTGAACCAATTGTAACAAACCAACTGTCAAAGATGTCAATTGCTGCACCTGTTTCACAACCTGAAGAGAGATTCAAATCAG tCGACACCATGGAAGACCGTCTGGATTCAGGATTTCAAAGCACAAGTCTGACAGAAGATCAGATCAAAATGTTGGTTGCACCAAAGGAAGAATCTGTTGCCCAAAAACAAG AATTAACAGAAGAAGAAAAGAGCTCAGTTGATGAACTCCTTCAGTGGTACTTGCCTGACGGTGAAGGAGACAC ttatcTGCAGTTGGCCATCATTCAAAAGAAGGTGGACATGGCATTCAAAGTTATACAAATGTGTCCAATGCCAGAGCTATTGGATGTGACAAATGACAATCAACAG acTGCCCTACATCTTGCTGTTTTGACCGACCAACCAGAATTAGTGAGGTGCCTGGTTGCTTATGGCGCAAACCTAACTTCCAAAGACAGACAAG GAAACACCGCACTTCATGCCGCTTGTGAACGAGGATTGGCAGCGTGCTTGGAGATGTTGACCGTCAAATTAGACGCAGATGAAGATCCAGGACTTCAAAAAACGACCCTTCCTCAAAATGTCAACGAAAGAAACTATTTTG GCTTCACTCCATTGCACCTCGCCGCCATTAACAATCACGGCCACGTAGTCAAGTCTCTTACTAACGActtgcattgtgacgtcaacgtGGGCGATTTGAAATCTGGGCGAACAGCGCTCCACCACGCCGTCGAGCGGCGATGCATGGACGCGACAAGAACTTTGCTGAGATGTAATCCAGACGTTAACGCCCTCACATACAATGA GTGCTCGGCCCTGCATTTAGCTGCCGCCAGAGGTCTCCGATCCGAAGCAAAGACTTTATTGGACAACGGTGCCGACCTTTATCTTATCACAAGGGACGATTATGATGTGTTCGAACTTGCCACCGAGCACCCGGTCTTACAGCACGCGTTGAGAGACGCtgagaaaaaatttaaattgcgATTTCGCTCCGAGCAACAGAATGTGATTGGATGA